In a single window of the Methylococcus sp. Mc7 genome:
- a CDS encoding HupE/UreJ family protein — protein sequence MHPVRWFGTASLLALSPVALAHTGAHPVEGFVSGFTHPFLGADHLLAMIAVGLWAVAVAPRRVWLLPLAFMAVMGLGGWLGAAGIPLAYTETGIAASVVLLGLLVTGKVRVSQFTAVGLVGLFALFHGHAHGTEIGTGVEPCAYAAGFLAATGLLHLAGVMLGRRLLAKPLWYRGCGAAMGAMGLALLTQAL from the coding sequence ATGCATCCTGTTCGTTGGTTCGGAACGGCAAGTCTGTTGGCGCTGAGCCCCGTCGCGCTCGCGCATACCGGCGCGCATCCCGTCGAGGGCTTCGTATCCGGCTTCACCCATCCCTTCTTGGGCGCCGACCACCTCCTGGCCATGATCGCCGTGGGGCTGTGGGCGGTGGCCGTCGCGCCGCGGCGGGTGTGGCTGCTGCCCCTGGCGTTCATGGCGGTCATGGGGCTGGGCGGATGGCTGGGCGCCGCCGGCATTCCGCTGGCTTACACCGAAACCGGCATCGCCGCCTCGGTGGTCCTGTTGGGACTGCTGGTGACCGGCAAGGTCCGTGTATCCCAATTCACCGCCGTCGGCCTCGTCGGCCTGTTCGCGCTGTTCCATGGGCATGCGCACGGCACCGAGATCGGCACTGGCGTCGAGCCTTGCGCTTATGCCGCCGGCTTCCTCGCCGCTACCGGGCTGCTTCACCTGGCCGGCGTGATGCTGGGACGGCGGCTGCTGGCGAAACCGCTCTGGTACCGGGGCTGCGGCGCGGCGATGGGCGCCATGGGCCTGGCGCTGCTGACGCAAGCGTTGTGA